ATAATATATTTGCTACTTCTTACTTCCCAGGGGTCCTCTCAGCCCCCAGTTCTGTGGCCACACAGCTGGGATCTTGGGGTCCCCTGCAGCCTGGGCCAGTGGGGCTCCCTTTTAGCCAGGACCAGCTTCATGCAGCCTCATGGCAGAAACTCCCAACCCTCATTTATGAATTCGCCCAAAGAGGAGGAGGTAGGTGCCATGTCCAGACCACAAGCATGGCCAGTGATGGAGATCTGCTTGGAGGCACATCTACCACTCTCACTTACCCTGTGAGTCCTTGCACGGTGCCCAGCAGACCATCCTTGCCAAGAAGACCTCCTCCAAGAAGTGAGCCTTGACCCTGGTTACCAGCTCCTCCAAGGAGACCACCGCCGAGGAGACCACCCACAAGACCATCACCACCAAGGAGACCACCAACAGGTCCAGCAGGTCCATCTCCTCCAAGGAGACCACCAACAGGTCCATCGCCGCCAACAAGACCACCCACAGGACCTTTATTGCCGAGGACACCACCAACAGGTCCACCGCCTCCAAGGAGACCACCCACAAGACCATCACCACCAAGGAGACCACCAACAGGTCCAGCAGGTCCATCTCCTCCAAGGAGACCACCAGCAGGTCCACCACCTCCAAGGAGACCTCCCACAAGACCATCACCTCCAAGGAGACCACCCACAAGACCATCACCACCTAGGAGACCACCAACAAGTCCGTCGCCACCGAGCAGACCACCAAGAAGTCCATTGCCACCAAGTAGACCACCAAGAAGTCCATTGGGGCCAAGCAGACCATCCAGTAGCCCCTGGAGAAGGTTGCCGTTGGCTAGTGACCCTGTAATGGCTGAAGAAATGGATGAGAGGTCACCGTGAGCCATGCACACCCAGCACACAAATATTCTGTGTCAGCCTGACTGATCCCCTCATCTCTgcccctttttctcccttttacaCAAGGGTgatgctgcagcctcagcacagcATCTTAAGTGCCATGTTCAAAGTGCTTTAACAAATGCATTGTCATTGCAGCCTGAACAGATCTGAATCAGATTCTGATTTTCTGAATGTGGTCAAGAGacagaaagagcagaagtgacctcaaaatgaagataaatCCCGTCCCTTCCAAACACTCACCACTTTCTAGCACATCTTTATCCAGCCTGGCAGACACCGGGGCGCTGCCAAGAAGTCCTTCAGAAGAGCCGAGCAGGCCACAAGTGAGGAAAACCACCCAGAGCACACCCATCTTCAGTCCTGGTTAAGTGGAGGAAGCAGTTGCCGTCAGGTTAGTGCTGGACAGTGAGCACCAGCTGATGGCTGCaggaaacaggaggaggaagaaggataGAAAAGGAGGAATGACTCTCAGGGAagacaaaagcagagagaaagctCCTGGCATCGCTTCACCTCTTGCTGCAGGCAAGAATAACAGTTTTTGTTATAAAGTCCACAGTCGTAAGCTAACATCAAGGCCTCCCCTTTGGGAAGCACTGAGGTTTGCAGAAGCAGAAGCTACGAGCATGCTGTTTGAGGAACGATTTTGCTCTTACCTGACTGATCTCTGCAGAGCAAGGATGTCTCCAGCCACTTGCCCCTGCCTTCTGCAGATGACCCACAGCAATGCATCCTTATATACAGAACTTTTCAGAAGGAATGAGGCAAACGATGTCACCGAGGGCATCCAGAAGAATGAGCGaggagcaaaacaaacaagacatGGTTTCTGGTGACTTCCACTGCAAATATTTCCTTACAGATCTTAGGAGTTGGGTAAATTATTGAGCAACAACCAATAGGTGTAGCAGCAAACGTCAGTCCAATGCTGGGTGCCAGTGCTCATGGGATGTGCACGCACTGCAGCTGGATAGAACAGTGTGGTTTGGGGCTGTATCAAGGTGTGGACGTGGCTGTAAAGTCATGCCCAGGTAAAATActcttttatttccatatgAAATTTAGCCCTTGTCTGAAAGCTGTGTCAGAACACCAGGTGACCATGCAGTGTGTACGTACCTTATGTTAGGGATGTTGAAGAAAAGCCATACAGCACCCATCCCAATGCCATGGCAGTCCATGGGGCTGGTATCAGAGCTGGGTATTCATCGTGCCTGAAAGGCAAGACCCGATGTGCCTACAGCCTGTGTGGCCTTACCCAGCACTTACCAACAGTGACTTGAATGGCTCAGAACATGTTTGGTAGTTGAGCAGAAGGAGGCATTGAACTGGCAGGGAGTGGTGGCACCACCATAGGGCATATGGGTGAGGTGTCATGGCTTTATGGATACCCTGAGCTTATAGATTCCATCTGACTGTAGACTCAGACAACACTTCTGAGCCCATCACTACCTCCATGTGCTGCAGGACCAGAGGTGAGATGAGCTCTCATGCAAGTAAAGCACATGCCATGTGTACCCACAGCCACCCTGGCTCTCTCCTTGTCCCCTCACTACTGGCTCCAGTGCTGTGGAGCTGCTCTTTGAGCTTCACCGCAGCAGCAGTGCCCCAACTGTGAcccacacagccccactgcaggcCTGCACCTTGCACCCTGCTCCTGGGAAAGGTCACACCATCCAGCCCAGGGGACAGCTGTGAACTATTCACTCTGCTGCGGTGATGATTAAGAACAGGGTTAGACGGGCTGATCCCCAGCACGGAGGAGTAATAGCCCAGAAAAATGCTTGCTCAGAGTTAATACTTTCTGCAAACTTGGAAATAAGTATTTCCAGGAGATTAGCCAGCTTCTGTCACACGTTAATTCCAGCTTTAAGAAATACCTTAGCTAGGGGCCAAGGAGGGGATGACAAAGGTGCCAAAGTACTTATGGAGCTGTCACTGTGCCGCAACCCGATCGGTCAGACACCCCCGGAGCACAAAGCTGGGCTGTCATTGCCAGATCGTGGCATTTGATATGATGGAAGAGAGTGTTAACAAGATGGTATCATGTTGTCATCCCTCCTGAACCGCTTCACTCTTTGGGCAATCAATCATGCTGGGAAGACTGACCGACCGTAAAGAAAGATCCAATGATGGTCAACACGAGGTGCTGGGTGTTGGGGAATAGCTCCTGTGCAGTGACCTTTTAGACCTGACTGCAACGGGGCTTCGCACCACTGAATGCAGAGGTCTCTGACGACCAAATATTTTAGATAAACCAACACAGGTTCCCATAAAGAGAATGACATCTCAAGGTCCAGCTCTCACCAAAGTGATTCTTAAAGCCCGCAGAACTCGGAGCCAAATCAGCATGGGAAGGCAGACACACAGAGTAAAGCAGAACAAAGGGAGAAGTAAAAGGATGAATATCTCTTTGATGCCTGGATCGGTGGGGAGATGAGAGATGAGGGTGGGCAACAGCAACCCCAACCAGCCCTGGAGACCTTGACATGAGCAGAGCAGGCATCACCTGAAGGTGGGCAATGCTGTGACCATGGGGCAATGGGCTACTGGGACTGCAACAGCTTTAGGGTCACAGATGGAGCTGGTGGCAGCACTTGGGTTCCCCTCACCACTGGGGTGTGGGCCCCCCCCTCCAACCCCTTTTGCCTCAGCTCAGAGGGAATTGCATTGTCCCCAGATCAGGAAGGGGCCCAATGGCTCTGAGCTGCACCCAGCAGGCTGCAATGGGTTACGTGATAGCACTGCCTGGCACTGTATGACATGCTTTATGGCAGGCTAAATGGGTGCCACCTGAGATGCACAGCTCTGGTTTCTCCTTGGAGAGAGCTACGTCCAGATCTGTATTTCATCTTAGAGAAATCCAAACCCAAAGGCTTTGGTCCTGGATTAGCTAACGCAAGAACAATAAGGAagatctttttctctgctttttttaaatggttttggCCTTGGGAATGTTTGCATGGCACTGAGGAGGGCAGGAACTGTAGCAACACCATAACAGACCTCATGGGGAGCTGTGACCGCTGCCCAAATACACTGAGCCCATTCCCCCCAAGCACCCAGCACCACGCAGGGGAAAACAAATGGGGCTTTCAGAGGCAGCATTGCAGCGTGGTGCCCTCTGGGAcaatttcttaaaaaaacaatgattttttttgtcaaaTAAATACAATCTGAATTCCACACCGGCCACCTGACACCGGGAACAAATGTTCAACTCGTGTCGGTTCGATGAAATGGGGATCGAAGCTGTTTATTGATCTCCTAATGACAGGTAATTATCCAGCAATAAGTGAGCGATATGCTCGGCATCAATACCTGCAGTGCAGCCGATGGCTGTGGCAGGAGGTGCTCCTGAAATACTAAAACACACCACAACtcaccccactgtgcccactgactgcatcccacagtgccacatctccacagctctggagcacctccaaggatggtggccccccaccccccctgggcaacctgtgccagtgcatcaccactcttttggagaacaAATATCCCCTAAAATCCAACCTGCACCTCCTCTGGAACACCCAGCAGTACCAGAGTCCATCACTGGGCAACATGCTGTCTTTATTTTAGCTCAGAGACTGAAAAGCCAAGGGGAGAGCAAGGAGCTCCCAGGAGTGCAGCCATCCCTCCCCGTGCATCAGGGCTCCACCACAGGCACATCCAGCACCAGCCCACCCTGTGGGTTcaagaggaaaagcaacagGCAGAGCTCCATCACTCCACTGCAGTCAGTGTGGAGAATGAGGGCTCAGCCACCTGGGGTGCCCAGATCCCCACACTGTGCTTACCTGTATCTGCCTGAGCTCCACATGCTGGTACGGGGTGCCCAGCAATGGGGGCAGTGGGACTCCTCCTCGCAGTGCTCCTGCAAGTGGTGATGGGGGTTGTCAGGGGCAGAACATAGGCACCAGACCCAGGggacagcaggcagtgctgacaTGTTGGGTTGGGTACAGCAGCACAAATGAGATCCTGTCCCTTGGCATACTTTCCATAGGACTTCAGCAGATGAACGGATGCTCTATGGCAGGCTGCTTTAATCATGTTTTGCTATGGGATAACTGCTCCACCAGCAGCTTCCCTGTGCCCATCACTCTCTGTCCCCCCTGGGCAAGGCCAACCAGCCAATGCCACTCCCAAAAGCAGATAACAACAGGCTACGGGCAAAGAAATGAGGACCATTTTCCCTGCGCACAACTCGAGCCCTCTGATGAAGCTGTAACATGCTTACTGTTGATGGATGGCACGTAAGCCACATGAATAATGTCTGCCAGGACTCCCCTCAGCGGCAGCACCTGGAACACAGCGTGGTGATGGACGCAGCCCATCTTTCCGAATGCCAGCAGCCGCACCTGGCAGGCTCCCTTCCATTAATTCCCCCGGTGAGGCCTCAAATCACAGGAAAATTGCACAGCCCCCCCCGAGATGAATGGGAACATTGGAGAATTCCTAAATTTCATTGCAAGCTGTCAGAAAGGCTCTCCTTCCCcacacctgcagcactgtgggtaCCCAGTGCCTCCTTCTCGCCACCCAGCCCCATGCAGACAGACAGACCGACCCTGTTCACATCCACCCCCCGCGTGACTCTGCTGCTGTGATGGGGTTGGAGCAGGATTTGGGTGCTGGAGCACCCGGCACACACAGTGTGGGACAGCCCAGCTGTCATTTATGGCCCAGACCTCCCAGGAATGCACAGGGTGCATTGTGAGCAGAGAGAAGGGTCTGAGCAGTTGTGCTCAATGGTTTTGAGAGTTCATTTATCATTTACAGCACCTCCCCTTGAAATGTTCATCTTCAGCattctgtttggctttctttAGTGTTTTAATACATTTGCTATTAGTAATGAAAGAAACAGGACCAGGCTCAGGGGAGGGAATTGTGCTCAGacccacagagcagagccatGCCCGCACCCTGCAGGACTCACATTGAATGCACCGATGGAGGAGTTCACCACGGCCACATGAGACAGGCTGTGGGGACAGGAGCATGGGGTCactgccctgccctgcagctctccttcGGCCTCAGCTCACACTCCTCCAGGACCCCCATAGCTGTTAGTATCAACCACCAAAAACCCATGCAGGGAGATGGAAGTGCACCTGCTAGGTGCGAGACACATTGCTGCCCAGCACCATTGcccctctgcagcactgccccactgcAGCATTGTGGCACTGGGCAGACAGACCTGAGCTGTTACCTGTGCAGTGTCAGGGAGAACTGTAGCCTCTCTTCTGCGACAGCAAACCGCACACCCAGCTCAgagtgctgcagggagaaaaggggaGCGGATCCCCAGTGTGATATGTGTGCGTGTAAGCAGGTCCTCAGCATCAGCTCCAGCCCCTCAACCACACCTCCTGCTGCCCCTCTTCAGTAGTGACCAAATCCCACCAACGCTGCCAAAGGCTTCAGCTCACCACATCCAGGACAAAGAGGGAtccaggagcagagccaggaCTGGAAGCCCAGaactcagcagtgctgaagagGTGCACGGTGCTTTTCTCCTGGGTTATTGTCACCAGCGGTGGTTGTGTCTCTTGCATTTCAATCACCACTGGCTGTGATGGAGGCAGCATGCTGGAGGTCTGGGGAAAACCAAGCAGAGGGTGACATTCCTATTTCTTCCCAGCTCTCcgccctgggagctgctgagcatCAGGACCATTCACCAAAGTCCATGGTGACGCTGCTCATCAGTGTTATTTATACCACTTTTGCTAATGGAACACAAAAAGCACCAAGCTGACTTACAACATCAATGGCCTGAGGTggccagagagcagcaggactgCACTAAGTCCACCCACCTCAGGAATGAGGGCTCTCAGCGTTGTGGTCACCAGTGGAAGAAGCCCCAGAACCTATTGAGGACATCACAGGGATGGAAGGCATGTAAGCTGGGACAATCAATGTGGGGAGGggctgcagaaggcagcagccccATGGTGTTACCCCACCATGCCATTGGTGATGTTCAGGCCGAAGAACGTCTGCATGATGGAGAGCTCGGCACTCAGGAAGCTCGCAGCCAAGATGAGCTGAGTGGCTGCTTCCCTCTTCGGTGGCAGAGAAGTGAGAGGGGGCAGATCTGAGAGCAGTGCAACCTCTTCTCCCTCTTTGCTGTGGAGAGTGGCCTGAAAGAGCCCACAGACAAAGCCACGTCAGCACAGATCCACTTCCAGGGTCTGTATTTGGCCTGTGCACAGTGGACCGGGTGCATCTGACCTTCAGCTCCAGCTGGATGAAATCTTCTCTCACCACGGGGGTGTTCAGCAGGGCATATTGGAGCATCCCAGCGTTCCCAAGAGGAATTGCATCTGCAGGAAGGTGGGGGGGCTTAGCAGAGCCATGCCAACAGCACTACAGCAGCTCCATGTCAGTGCTGGCGATGCCAGGTAGTGCCACACACTCCCAGGCCTGAGCAGGGACACATGTGACCCCACTGGGGAGTTACCTGAGTCCAACACAGgtgtgggggtgggatgggacaCAAGGGCTTAATGGGAGGGGGGTTGTGGATGGAGAGGTGGACAGGTGGGTGGATGCACAGACAGATGCCAACTTACACATCATGGCGGCAAACTTTGCATTCACGAAGTCAAGCACCATGTCCATGGCTGGACACAGCTGGAGGGTGAAAAGAGAGCTGTGAGAGCACCATGCACGGCAGCTCCAGGGGGGAGCACAGCTCCTACCACAAGGCATTGGCACCCTCTGCTCCTAATTACCCCGGCAGGCTCACCTTGGCTGATTTATGCCCAAATCCAGcatcccacacacacacacacaccagctgATCCACTCACTTCTACCAGagcagtgagaagcagcagagcaggaacagGGGTAAGAACACACCAAGGAGATGCCGTacagcaccaggcagcactCACCAGGCCGTGCAGTGCTCTCCGGAGGGTGCTATCCAGGAACTTGCTCATGATCAGGGGCAGCATGCTGGGCAAAGAGAACACACCATCAACCAGCAGAGCCACAAGGCAGTGTGTGCCGACTGCAGACTGAAACATCAGGAAGGCAGGTGCTAAGGACACCCAGCTGGTATGGTGTGCAGTGGGAGTTATTTCCCTGCATAGAAAGCTTTTCTCAGGGATGCCATTAGctttaaacaagcaaaaaggCTCGAGGCCTGAAAGCATCAAAGCATTTCCACAAAGGCTTTGGCCAAAAATGGGTGCTGCATGGAATGACACAGATAGGGCCAGCCTGGATTCAACCATAAAACATCTGGGGtttcatactgaaaaaaaaagcagggtCTTCAATAAAAGAATAGATGTAGTGAAAAGAGCCTGAGCTCTATAGAACCCCACTGCTGGGCACTGACCCCCCTCACCGGTGGGGCAGGTTGGCCCAGCTGTGGAGCAGTGCCACGTGGCAGCGCCTGGCACTAAGCTGTGGATAGCCCTGCATGTCCTGCACCATCCGACTGCTGGCACTCAGGTTGGCAGCCATCGGGATCTCCATTTTTCCTCCTACAAAGCTGCACAGGACAGAGCATCATCAGCACAGGATAGCCAGCCTTCCAGCAGCCCCTGCATGTGCCATTCCCCCACCTTTTCCCTGTGAGGGTCATCCGGACCGGCACAGCCACAGAGACCCCCACAGTGGGTGAGAGCCATAGTGCAACCTCTGTGGCACGGAGCTCCATCACCTTCAGCCtgggggaaaagagaagaaaagcatagGGAGAGAGGTACTGCCGGACAGCGgtcctcccaccccccccaagCTGGAAGCAAAAGCCAACAAGCTTTGTTGCCTCTAAGTTATGGTTTCCCTTTTGCAGACACAGCCATGCAGAAAATCACCGCCTTTAATATCACGCTTGTTAGCAGGGAGTGATTTGTTTCTGCCTCCGGGCTGACACTTCCAaaccttctgcttttattttgtgctttccaGATTCAGGCTCCCGGTGAAAGGCTGCCGAGCATCACTCACCCAGAGATGCCTTTGATGGGTTTCGTGGTTGCCTTCTTTTTTGTCACTCCCTCGACCAGCTTCTGGAGAACATCACTCTCATTCAGCACAGTGGAGACCGCTGGAATATTCACACAAggggctcagcactgcagccccagggtTGGGGGGgacagtgctggagcagagggaaCTCATCACCTCCATAGAACAGGGCTGGTAACACATCCCTGCCCCAGCTTACCGCGGCTGATGGTTCCAACATCCATCCTAAGGATGGCATCCGGGCCCCCAGCACTTTGTGATGCTGGCAGGCAGCCCCCCAGCAGCAAAACACACCACAGCATGGTCATGGATGGCACAGCGTGCACCCAGCTCTGGAGGCTGCAGGGACACAAAGAAGCAatcagctgcaggcagctcccacCAGCCTTTATATACAGAGCCCTGGCttagaaagaggagaaagcaaCAGATTAAGGAGCTGGGTAATTACTGCAGTGGAAAACTAATCCCTCGGTGATTCTGCCATCTTCCAACACAAATAATTTCACCAGTAACCTGAAGGTTGTGGTAAGCACCGGAGCTGCAGTGTTGGATGGAGCTCCTGACTCTATTGCTCAACACTCAGGAAGGGCCCACAGAGCTTCCCATGTGgcatctgaaagagaaaaaccGATCTGCTCGGCTGAGAAGGGAGATGGTGAATTGCACCTCTGGGGACACGGATGGGATGTGGCTGTCCCTTGGGATGAGCCACCTGCCCCCATATTGGCAGAGCTCCTGCAAATGCAAGGGGAGgacctgggagcagcagggaaaccCCAGGCAGGCTGTGGCTGTTCTTGTGCCACCCAGAGCCTGCCCTGCTGGGATCCTGCAGCACCAtggaatttatttcttctcttcatctcCATATAAAACATGTCACGGGGCTTAATCTGTCGTTACCTCCCGCCGTGATATACTCAGTGGCTCTAAGTGCAGGCAGGGAGATTTACATCTCATCTAACAGGAGCATAGGATTTATAGATGACTCCCATTGAGGAGCCCATCACACCAGAGAGACACCTTTGTGCTCAGTCACTGATGGAACCTGACATCTCATTAAGCCTCCACAGGGACTGCCAGGTCCAGAGCAGCTCTTGAGGAGCAGAACGCCCACATGTAAACACCACAGCACCCTCCTGTCCCATCAACTCAGCCCCACGTATTGGTGCCCCTCTAGATTATGGTAACACCACAATGCACTTCCATTGTTGCTGGGGTTACTGATGCTGCAGTAAGGCTGAGCAGCCCCTCCTGCAGTGGCTGTGTCTCCAAGTTGGGAGCTGGGACCTTTCTTTGTGCTCTCAGTGGCCCCACAATGGAGGCAAGCTGCCCGAACACCTGCTGCTCCAAATGTCACCCTGCTGGGTCGATGGCCAGTGTAACCAGGTCTATgggaaacaataaaaatggCACAGAAAACAAGGTCCCATTGCCCAGCACACCCCATTCAGCCCTCTCCACCAATCTCTCCCACCTCCTCCCACCCCAGTTGGGCAGATATATAAAGCCAGCACAAGTCCCTGTTGCAGCCACAGCAAGGCACAGAACGGAGCCAGGaggatgggaaaagcaaatagaaaaggTAAAGATGCATTCATACACAGGGAGAGCAACGTGGGCACATACCTGGGTGGTCTCTGAGCATCAATGCTGGGCGGAGGTCCTCTCCTGCAAAGGCTGACACAGACGTGTGTTGCTGGGATGCCTGAACTCACAGAGCTGTTCTCTTTATACttagagcagcacagcctgtggTATATAAGCAATTCCAAGATGCTTTTCACttcccctcctgcaggcagcgcCGTGCCCCTGCTCTGCACCGTGGGTGCCCTCTTGGCCCTCCTGGTCCCTGTGGAGCCCACCAGGGCCCCTGACTGTGGGGGCATCCTCACCCCATTGGGACTGAACTACCGTAAGTatgcagctctcagcctgcaatggggtgggagggaacCTTCCTGCCGGTCAGTGGGATGGGACACTGCATCCCTGTGCATGGGACCACAGGCTCAGGAGCATCTCATAAGGTGTCTGCCCTATTTCACAGTTGCTGAAATCTCAAAGCCACATGCAGAGGTGGCCCTCAGACGGGACCTGATGGCCCAGAGAGCCTCAGACCTGTTCCTTGGCTCCATGGACCCCAGCAGGTAAGTGCCTGGGAACTGACAGTAAAGTTTAAAACATCCATAAGGAAGCAAGCTCCTGGTTCCTCCCTTGAGATCTGATCAGCCCTGGTGCCATCCTCAGGTGCAAGGCACCAATCCCACAGACcctggggcaggagcagcacgTGGCTCCTTACATCCACGTTTCCTCGAGCAGGAGCAGAATTTCCTCTGTAAAAGTGGTTGACCTGAGGCTGTCACTCATCCCAGAGGCCGGGCTGCGGCTGGGCATCAAGGTGGAGCTGCGCATCGCACCCCTGCAGTGAGTCACATCCACACACAGTGCGGGGCAGTGGGGCAGCAGCGTGGCTCAGCACCAcggggcagccccagctctgcctcccccCACAGTGCCGTGCCCATGCCGGTGAGGATCTTCATCCAGGCTGACCTCCACGTGGATATGGGCCCTGATGGCAACCTGCAGCTGCTGACCTCTGCCTGCAGACCCACTGTGCAGGCACAGAACATCAGGGAGGCAGAAAGGTCAGCTCTGGGTTTCCCTGGGTGCATGGTTGGGTGAATAGGGGAAAAGACACTGAGCAATAAGCATTGCTGTGCAGGAAGGTGGAAGGACCAAGAGCTGATCGGTGACCTAAAAGGTTACAGAGGTTAATACAAATGCTTTAGCCTCAAGGCAGAAGCTTTGTTCTGTTCGCAGCATTGTCCTCACCTCTCTCTTAATAGAGTTCTCTCAGAAGGGAGCAGATGTTTCCAAGCACTGAGCAGGAACATTTTTAGTGCAAGACTAGTGGCAGGTCTTCAGTACTTTGGGGTTCCACAGTGTAGTCACAGTTTAACAGATGACTGAAAGTAATGATAAGGACATCTCTGAATGCCTTGTGGGTCCCTTGGCCCAGCTGGTGCTGTCTAACCTCCTCTGTCCCGCTGTTTTCATCCAGCAAGTCCTTCAGATCCATCCTGGACAACGAGGTGAACGTTGATAAGGTAAGAGAACATCTGCACAGGTAGGAGGCAGCAGGAGACAAAGCTCTGGAAGGCCTGCAGCAGACGCACCCAGGGACAGTGCTGGCAGCCCCTGCATTCATCTCCCACCTCTCAGGGTTCGTTCTTTATCCTGTAGCTTTGCTTGGATGTCTCCAAGTTGCTCCTTCTTCCAAACGAGCAGCTGATGTCGCTGACaggtgagcagcactgcagttccAGGCACAGGAAACCTGGGAGTGGGGAGGGCGGAACATGATGAGAAGTGAATTCTGCTCTCCCCCTCTGAATTCCATTCCTCCTTTCACCTCTGCTCCCCTCCAACTGTTCCTCTGCTCACTTTGCAGCACCGTTTCCCATCACCCCCAGCTGTCAGCTCCAGTACCTGCCACTGGCTGCCCCCGTGTTCTCCAAGCAGGGTATtgccctgtccctgcaggtAAGGCAGGGCTCTGTAGCACCCACCTGTGTGCTGCACTCTGCACCTCTGCCCTGGGCAAGCAGCTGCTGAGTGCCCGCAGCATGCCCTGGGAACCCCCAgccctttttcccctccctatgTCCCTGCAGACGATATTCCAGGTGGCGGGGGCAGCTGTCCCTGTGCCAGTCAGCCCCGTGCCCTTTAGCATGCCTGAGCTGGCGAGCACCAGCACTTCCCATCTCATCCTGGCTTTGTCCGAGCACTTCTACAGCAGCCTCTACTTCACCCTGGAGAGAGCCGGAGCCTTCAACATGACCATCCCCGTGAGTAGCAGgcaagggaggagggaaggacaTGACAGCAATTGCTGTGCCCCTACCCCTTGGGGCCGTGACCCAGAGCACCCCCAGAGCTGCACCACATTACCCCCTGTGTCCTTACCTCAGCTGATGGGCTGCACTTTGCTTCCAGAGCATGCTGACCACTGCCACGCTGGCACTGAAGATCCCTCAGGTGCGTGGCTGTGTCCTGCAGCCATGGGGTGATGCCCCACTGCCCtctgcacactgcagagcagccaggttGGAAACACATCCCTGCAGGTGGGCTCCCTGTACCATGAGGACCTGCCCATCATGCTGAGTGCTGCGCTCC
This genomic window from Excalfactoria chinensis isolate bCotChi1 chromosome 15, bCotChi1.hap2, whole genome shotgun sequence contains:
- the BPIFB6 gene encoding BPI fold-containing family B member 6; this translates as MLWCVLLLGGCLPASQSAGGPDAILRMDVGTISRAVSTVLNESDVLQKLVEGVTKKKATTKPIKGISGLKVMELRATEVALWLSPTVGVSVAVPVRMTLTGKSFVGGKMEIPMAANLSASSRMVQDMQGYPQLSARRCHVALLHSWANLPHRMLPLIMSKFLDSTLRRALHGLLCPAMDMVLDFVNAKFAAMMYAIPLGNAGMLQYALLNTPVVREDFIQLELKATLHSKEGEEVALLSDLPPLTSLPPKREAATQLILAASFLSAELSIMQTFFGLNITNGMVLGLLPLVTTTLRALIPETSSMLPPSQPVVIEMQETQPPLVTITQEKSTVHLFSTAEFWASSPGSAPGSLFVLDVHSELGVRFAVAEERLQFSLTLHSLSHVAVVNSSIGAFNVLPLRGVLADIIHVAYVPSINRALRGGVPLPPLLGTPYQHVELRQIQGGLVLDVPVVEP
- the LOC140259141 gene encoding protein TENP-like isoform X2, with the protein product MGKANRKGSAVPLLCTVGALLALLVPVEPTRAPDCGGILTPLGLNYLAEISKPHAEVALRRDLMAQRASDLFLGSMDPSRSRISSVKVVDLRLSLIPEAGLRLGIKVELRIAPLHAVPMPVRIFIQADLHVDMGPDGNLQLLTSACRPTVQAQNIREAESKSFRSILDNEVNVDKLCLDVSKLLLLPNEQLMSLTAPFPITPSCQLQYLPLAAPVFSKQGIALSLQTIFQVAGAAVPVPVSPVPFSMPELASTSTSHLILALSEHFYSSLYFTLERAGAFNMTIPSMLTTATLALKIPQVGSLYHEDLPIMLSAALRSSPRVVLEEGRAALRLFLTVHIGAGSPDFQSFLSVNADVTAGLQLSVFDTRMMISTAVIEDAELSLAASNVGLVPAALLEELFLAPVCQQVPAWMDDVLREGVHLPHLSLFTYTDVRVVIHKVRSSTCKVLPATRHLRCSCYN
- the LOC140259141 gene encoding protein TENP-like isoform X1 gives rise to the protein MGKANRKGSAVPLLCTVGALLALLVPVEPTRAPDCGGILTPLGLNYLAEISKPHAEVALRRDLMAQRASDLFLGSMDPSRCKAPIPQTLGQEQHVAPYIHVSSSRSRISSVKVVDLRLSLIPEAGLRLGIKVELRIAPLHAVPMPVRIFIQADLHVDMGPDGNLQLLTSACRPTVQAQNIREAESKSFRSILDNEVNVDKLCLDVSKLLLLPNEQLMSLTAPFPITPSCQLQYLPLAAPVFSKQGIALSLQTIFQVAGAAVPVPVSPVPFSMPELASTSTSHLILALSEHFYSSLYFTLERAGAFNMTIPSMLTTATLALKIPQVGSLYHEDLPIMLSAALRSSPRVVLEEGRAALRLFLTVHIGAGSPDFQSFLSVNADVTAGLQLSVFDTRMMISTAVIEDAELSLAASNVGLVPAALLEELFLAPVCQQVPAWMDDVLREGVHLPHLSLFTYTDVRVVIHKDYILVPCNLKLQSSMA
- the LOC140259141 gene encoding protein TENP-like isoform X3 → MGKANRKGSAVPLLCTVGALLALLVPVEPTRAPDCGGILTPLGLNYLAEISKPHAEVALRRDLMAQRASDLFLGSMDPSRSRISSVKVVDLRLSLIPEAGLRLGIKVELRIAPLHAVPMPVRIFIQADLHVDMGPDGNLQLLTSACRPTVQAQNIREAESKSFRSILDNEVNVDKLCLDVSKLLLLPNEQLMSLTAPFPITPSCQLQYLPLAAPVFSKQGIALSLQTIFQVAGAAVPVPVSPVPFSMPELASTSTSHLILALSEHFYSSLYFTLERAGAFNMTIPSMLTTATLALKIPQVGSLYHEDLPIMLSAALRSSPRVVLEEGRAALRLFLTVHIGAGSPDFQSFLSVNADVTAGLQLSVFDTRMMISTAVIEDAELSLAASNVGLVPAALLEELFLAPVCQQVPAWMDDVLREGVHLPHLSLFTYTDVRVVIHKDYILVPCNLKLQSSMA